The Clupea harengus chromosome 6, Ch_v2.0.2, whole genome shotgun sequence genome contains a region encoding:
- the LOC105889141 gene encoding cytochrome b-c1 complex subunit Rieske, mitochondrial encodes MMSLAARSGAFSPYLQATSFAVAGPLKALVPGVVIKSDTVLLDLKKSFLTRESLNGKSPTTGPAISVSINARAGVRFAHTDIKIPDFSDYRRPDVMDPNKSSQGSSESRRVFSYILTGSTAVVGVYAAKTVVTQFITSMSASADVLALSKIEIKLGDIPEGKNMTFKWRGKPLFVRHRTEKEISTEAAVDLAELRDPEHDKDRVQNPSWVIVLGVCTHLGCVPIANAGDYGGYYCPCHGSHYDASGRIRKGPAPLNLEVPFYEFPDENTVIVG; translated from the exons ATGATGTCCCTTGCCGCTCGTTCGGGGGCATTTTCCCCATACTTGCAGGCCACGAGTTTTGCTGTGGCTGGACCACTCAAAGCCCTTGTACCTGGAGTTGTTATAAAAAGCGATACGGTGCTGTTAGATTTGAAAAAGTCGTTTCTCACCCGCGAGTCCTTAAATGGCAAAAGCCCTACGACTGGGCCTGCTATCTCAGTCAGCATCAATG CCCGGGCCGGAGTTCGCTTcgctcacacagacatcaaGATACCTGACTTCTCAGATTACCGGCGTCCTGATGTGATGGATCCTAACAAGTCCTCCCAGGGGAGCAGTGAATCCCGACGAGTGTTCTCCTACATACTCACAGGGTCCACAGCTGTGGTGGGAGTCTACGCCGCCAAAACAGTTGTCACCCAGTTTATCACCTCCATGAGCGCCTCAGCTGACGTCTTGGCTTTGTCAAAAATTGAGATCAAACTCGGCGACATCCCCGAAGGCAAGAACATGACCTTCAAGTGGAGAGGAAAGCCGCTCTTCGTCCGCCATCGCACAGAGAAGGAGATTTCTACTGAGGCTGCTGTGGATCTCGCTGAGCTCCGAGACCCTGAGCATGATAAGGACCGTGTGCAAAACCCATCCTGGGTCATCGTCCTCGGTGTGTGCACCCATCTCGGCTGTGTGCCTATTGCCAACGCAGGTGACTATGGGGGCTACTACTGTCCCTGCCATGGTTCCCACTATGACGCATCAGGCCGCATCAGAAAGGGTCCTGCACCGCTCAACCTAGAGGTTCCTTTCTACGAGTTCCCAGATGAAAACACAGTTATTGTCGGATAA